A window of the Hordeum vulgare subsp. vulgare chromosome 5H, MorexV3_pseudomolecules_assembly, whole genome shotgun sequence genome harbors these coding sequences:
- the LOC123397658 gene encoding uncharacterized protein LOC123397658: MRARAASDQLFSHLYTRVNCFPLSPSLSLLSPVQSRRLALELFDSILINPPSSVAAGPIMPSAALAATPVSPSPSPSPHHYRGRLRSPLANGGTKGNFELRHWRTPLKRAPSCPPPGIEIPSNDYDGRGNGYTSLRDILSSPRYAGAGGSPAACVIGGTGSCGDIHMIRHPLVKHAAYAYLQMTPSAREDPTRRSRRWRGPLCRLLFDCLSFIGALFRP, from the coding sequence ATGCGGGCCAGAGCAGCCTCCGACCAACTATTTTCCCATTTATATACTCGAGTGAATTgcttccccctctctccctctctctctctcctctctcccgttCAAAGTCGTCGTCTTGCTCTCGAGCTGTTTGATTCGATTCTTATCAATCCACCATCCTCCGTAGCTGCAGGTCCGATTATGCCATCGGCAGCGCTGGCTGCCACGCCGGTCTCTCCgtccccgtcgccgtcgccgcaccACTACCGCGGCCGGTTGCGCTCGCCGCTGGCAAACGGTGGCACCAAGGGGAACTTCGAGCTCCGGCACTGGCGCACGCCACTCAAGCGAGCTCCGTCGTGCCCCCCGCCGGGGATCGAGATCCCCAGCAACGACTACGACGGCAGAGGGAACGGGTACACCAGCCTCCGGGACATCCTATCGTCGCCGCGGTACGCGGGGGCTGGGGGCTCGCCCGCGGCCTGCGTCATCGGTGGCACCGGCAGCTGTGGGGACATACACATGATACGCCACCCGCTGGTAAAACACGCAGCGTACGCGTACCTGCAGATGACGCCGTCGGCGAGGGAGGACCCAACCCGCCGGAGCCGGCGCTGGCGCGGCCCGCTCTGCCGCCTCCTGTTCGACTGCCTCAGCTTCATCGGAGCACTCTTCCGGCCTTGA
- the LOC123397659 gene encoding putative HVA22-like protein g isoform X1, producing MLGGLLSKTLLLLFGYAMPAFECFKTVEARPNDAHMLRFWCQYWIIVAMVIAFESLISWMPMYGEIKLAFFVYLWYPKTKGSDVVYDTFLRPIVMQYEPNIEHRLLHLRAKSGQLLSFYVKNFADKGTAFFMDVLRYVVSDKAEGSNLEQRNKKSSWSPFATKRRPPSPPQESLFDNPDAAAVAEVLRATVNPKPRRAHNDKDY from the exons ATGTTGGGGGGCCTCCTGTCCAAGACCCTGCT GCTGCTGTTCGGGTACGCGATGCCGGCGTTCGAGTGCTTCAAGACGGTCGAGGCGCGCCCCAACGACGCGCACATGCTCCGCTTCTGGTGCCAGTACTG GATTATTGTGGCCATGGTGATAGCCTTTGAGAGCCTCATCTCTTG GATGCCAATGTATGGAGAAATTAAGCTTGCGTTCTTTGTTTACCTGTGGTACCCCAAAACAAAG GGCAGTGATGTTGTATATGACACCTTTCTTCGGCCCATTGTGATGCAATATGAACCAAACATCGAGCACAGATTACTgcatctgagggcaaagtctggGCAGTTACTTAGCTTCTATGTTAAGAACTTTGCCGACAAAGGGACGGCTTTCTTCATGGACGTCTTGCGTTATGTGGTCTCTGACAAGGCTGAAGGATCAAATCTAGAG CAGAGGAACAAGAAGTCTAGCTGGAGTCCCTTTGCGACTAAACGTCGTCCGCCATCGCCACCACAGGAATCTCTCTTCGACAACCCTGATGCCGCAGCTGTTGCTGAAGTTCTGCGCGCGACTGTCAACCCCAAGCCCCGAAGAGCTCATAATGATAAGGACTATTAA
- the LOC123397659 gene encoding putative HVA22-like protein g isoform X2 has product MLGGLLSKTLLLLFGYAMPAFECFKTVEARPNDAHMLRFWCQYWIIVAMVIAFESLISWMPMYGEIKLAFFVYLWYPKTKGSDVVYDTFLRPIVMQYEPNIEHRLLHLRAKSGQLLSFYVKNFADKGTAFFMDVLRYVVSDKAEGSNLERNKKSSWSPFATKRRPPSPPQESLFDNPDAAAVAEVLRATVNPKPRRAHNDKDY; this is encoded by the exons ATGTTGGGGGGCCTCCTGTCCAAGACCCTGCT GCTGCTGTTCGGGTACGCGATGCCGGCGTTCGAGTGCTTCAAGACGGTCGAGGCGCGCCCCAACGACGCGCACATGCTCCGCTTCTGGTGCCAGTACTG GATTATTGTGGCCATGGTGATAGCCTTTGAGAGCCTCATCTCTTG GATGCCAATGTATGGAGAAATTAAGCTTGCGTTCTTTGTTTACCTGTGGTACCCCAAAACAAAG GGCAGTGATGTTGTATATGACACCTTTCTTCGGCCCATTGTGATGCAATATGAACCAAACATCGAGCACAGATTACTgcatctgagggcaaagtctggGCAGTTACTTAGCTTCTATGTTAAGAACTTTGCCGACAAAGGGACGGCTTTCTTCATGGACGTCTTGCGTTATGTGGTCTCTGACAAGGCTGAAGGATCAAATCTAGAG AGGAACAAGAAGTCTAGCTGGAGTCCCTTTGCGACTAAACGTCGTCCGCCATCGCCACCACAGGAATCTCTCTTCGACAACCCTGATGCCGCAGCTGTTGCTGAAGTTCTGCGCGCGACTGTCAACCCCAAGCCCCGAAGAGCTCATAATGATAAGGACTATTAA